The stretch of DNA CCGCAGGTCCTGCTTCCTGTTCGCCACCTTCGTGACCTCGGTCGCTGGTTTGCCGCTGGCGTTTGCCACGAGTTACCCCTGCTTCCTGATCCTACGCACTCTGCAAGGTCTCTTCAGCCGAGGCGGATGGATCGCTGCTCAGGTCCTAAGTAAGTGCCCTGCCCTTTCACACCAAGACGGTCACCGGTAAATGCGATTAACGTGTGAGAAGCTAAAAAATATCACTTATGCTGTAAATATGAATCGCAacgggaaatgctggaaacactcagcagggcgGCACAGCTAGACTGTGGGCCAAGGtgcttttttgtttcatttcatgACTCAAATCACGTATCTACCAgtatttataacatattgtgtaaaaatattatagaaatcatacctgctACTCGtctagaacaaaacctgcacatatttttaaaatatgaggaaaaacctctaaATCTCCGAGTAGTAAtatttgtccaatcaatgcactttTGACATTGCGTCGGACGCCAACTGACCAATCACGTGCTTTGTTTCACGGTAGAAAGGCAGCAAGCACTCTGGCATCATGGCTGCCTcgtaattacatcaaaacaaaagcaaggtttcgaaggaataaaggtaatgctaaccttgctgataattttgttttacaattgatttatcttgtaaagttatgatgtgaactgttaaatagaaATGATAAATATAAGAGCTAGGGTTTGGATTAGGATTAGGGTCGgttggtcgggctgtcggtaggccagtGGATGCTGCGAAGGATCGGTTGGGCTGTTGGTAGGCCGGTAAGTGCTGTGAGTGTTTGGTCGGGCTATCGGCTGGCTGGTGTTTCAGCATGCGAGCGGGCGGACTGATGGAGCCGGCGCTATGGGGATGCTGAAGGCGGCCTGGGCGGCGTGCAGAGCAGTGCTGcttcccaccatcatcaccatgatgatccagaagggcatgctggcgctGAGCGGCCACACctacggagcccgcagccggccccaaagcggctccagctccagccgtgggcagctctggaaggggggcgagttagggttagggttaggcattttcctctcagtggaagatgccttagccttccctcagcctggcactgccccagtcccactatggccgtgacccccactctgcccactggcagtcggtggggttcagtaaacgggggaacgcaCAGGATCTGCCCTCGCCCATTAATTAGGCGGGGTCTGAAGCTGGTGAATCCCAGtaactctgcggcagtctcactcatcatacacactcacaattatattatttttatataatactagaccaagggggacccatagggtcccatcccctcaatgcaCGGGAAGCAGccttcggcgtcacacacacacacacacacacacacacacacacacacacacacacacacacacacacacacacacacacacacacacacacacacacactcactaaccaccccccacacatgctaacccccccttgatattatattaatattattcattaactccttttaccccatcccctgccctatccactcactcataacccccaactgtgcaggcaagGCTAGAGAGGGGGaatggtggagagggagggggaggggggttgagggggagaaggagaggggtagagattgaggggtggtgggggggcgtggcataacaggggagggctggttcccgaacgcaatattccaccactcacccataggtcccaatactcaccactccctagagagggagggggggcagagagggaggggggggcaaagatggagggagggcagagaggggggggggcagagagggggggcagagagggggggcagagagggagagcccCCTGTcatcctctgtctccccccctctccccctctcctctcccccctcccccctccccctccccccctcctcccccctcctccccctctcctccccccctcctccccccctcctccccctctcctccccctctcctccccccctcctccccccctcctccccctctccccctctcctctcccccctcccccctcccccctcctccccccctcctccccccctcctccccccctcctccccctctcctcccccccctctactcCCTCAAAATCAAAaagtggaaagactatatatgattacaatcgagttgtccacagtgcaaggtaaagttcgattaaagatagtccgaggatttttctgtgaagtagatagtagctcaggactgttctctagttgttgattggatgattcagttgcctgataacagctgggaggaaactgtccttgaatccggaggtatttgttttcacacttctatgacTCTTGCcatatcttccagagatgctgcctgacacgccaagttactccagcactttatgccgtTTTttttataagccagcatctgcagttccttgtgtctacagtgcTCCAGGCATGGCCTTACCAAGATCTCTTCCTCACCCATTCCTGGATTATGTTGCAGTGACGGAGCTGGTGGTTTCGGAACAGAGGAGGCGAGCGGGAATCCTCAACCAGATGTGCTTCAGTTTGGGGATGATGCTCCTGCCAGCTGTTGCCTACTGGCTACCGGCCTGGAGAGACCTGCAGCTGGTTATCACCGCCCCAAACCTGCTCTTCCTCACCTACTACTGGTAactggggaaaggggaggggggaaggggaggcgtTACTACTggtaaccggggggggggggggggggggtcagcattGCTACTGATAACCAGGAGGAGAGGTGTTACTACTAGTAACCAGGCCAGGAGCGTGACTACTGGTAACATAGAGGGAGGGCTGTATTGTTGCTAATTATAGTGCAGGGTGAATGTGGTTTCGGTAGTTAGTTACCGCTGATAATATTTGTTGAACGATTGGTGAGGATGACTGGTTATGGTTAGCAATGACTGGTTACCACTGCTAATGCTTGGTGCATGACAGGTTACAgctggtcttcttcttgcgtttgaggtcgcagaagtctgcagcagggtgatgccatccggttcgacatctgtaggtgcccgccctaaaaagggcgcatgctccaggttggcgccaagctgcggcgctgctgctgtatctgtttgttgtcgttcgcctgactcTGTTGTAGTGACTGGTCACCGCTGGTGCCATGTTCTGGCCCCGGATAACTGCCCACGTTCCCGTTGCCAGGCTGATCCCCGAGTCTCCCCGGTGGATGATCTCCCGACGGAAGGAAGCGGAGGCGGTTCGGATTCTACGGCAGGTGGCGGCAAGGAACGGCGCTCGCTGGTCGCCCACGGCTCAGGTGACTGGGATGCGTGGGCACTGCCGGTCCTACCCCAGGGACCTCCCCCGCGATGGTCAGCTCGCAGCCCTTCACCCATCACCATCAACGCAAGCCCATCTagtctagtgcagatggggcatgttgggcaagttgggcagaagggcctattcccatgctgtatctctctatgaccagGGGTGATGAGACATCCATCTCCACCTTCCAGGGATGGCCAGGGCTCCACCACGCATGGCGAGGCAGTTGTTGGGGTTGGTGGTCAGCGGGCCAGATGGCGCCAGCTTCATGTGGGAGTCAAACCGTCCCGCAAGGTCAAGCCTGCCACTGGTCCCCAGGTGTGGGACGGTTCAGTGCTACGGGGAGGTCCACCCTTGCCCAACCGCTCCAGTATTACCTGAGCTTCTGTGTCTCTGCAGACTGTTACCatggaggagagggatggagaggtgacTCGTCCGAACCTGCTGGACCTGGTCAGGACTCCAAGGATGAGGAAACACACTTTGATTCTGATGATAAACTGGTGAGACTAACTATGGTTTACACCGACTGTCCCCGCACGGCGGGGTGGGTTTGGAGCAGGAGGAGACCACTCGGCCCATGTGGACTGTTCTATAAGATTAATGTTCTATAAGATCACAGGGtagccacagtggcacagctggtagagctgctgtctcacagcgccaaagattgCTGGtttgcgcagactcagtgggtcaaagggcctgtttctacgctgttcaATCCTGATCTGGAGTGCTatctatgtgtggagtttgcacgttctccgtgtgacctcgTTGTTTCCCTCGGATGCTCagttttcctaccacatcccagagacgtttgggtttgtaggtcaattggcctctgtaagattCTCAGTGTGTAGAGATGAATGCAAAAgtggggaaaacatagaactagtgtgtatcgGTGATCGAtgctcggcgtggactctgtggaccgaagggcctgcttccccgctgtatctttcacttaatttcaatttaaatcaagagtcaagtcaagaatgtgtaattgtcatatgtactgacaatggaagaaTGAAATCTTTACTTGCTGCAATTTAACAGGTCGGTAAATATAATAACATACAGATAAATATAACaattaataatacaataaattaataactgtagTACTAAGTAACTACACTAGTGCAAAATATAAGTCTGCAGTGCAATCAAAGACACAGTGTATGGAAGATCATAGttactgaggttagtgttgtgcactgTTCAagagatggttgctgggaagaagctgttcttgaacctggtggatccttcttcagactggtggaaaCCAGCTCCTTCTGATAccaactaccctttgtgtgagaggcacaaagtgccagagtaactcagcaagtcgaacaggatccctggagaacatccagctgaagaagggtcccaacacaaaatataatctattcacattctccagggatgctgcctgacccgttgagttcctccagttgtgtgtctttccttggtaaaccagcatcagtattATTTCTATCTATTAAACCATGTTTGATAGGAACAtgaaaggcaactttttcacacaaagggtgtatggaaggagctgccagaggaggtggttgtggcaggtactatcacaatgtttaagaaatctttagacaggtacatggatataacaggtttagaaggatatgggccaaacacaggcaggtgatactggtgtagttgggacatgttggttggcatgggcatgttggaccgaaggacctgtttccataatgtatgACTCTAATGACTCAAGAAACCAATACCATGGTAACATACTTGAAAAGCAAAAAAACAGAGCCTAGAAAACTCTGTTGTAAAATGCATCCCTCTGTGTTCTATCTTGGTCAGTCTAACGTGACATAATGTTCAAAGCAACAACCAGAGTAAAGTGTGAGGGTGTCAACAGCAGATGTGACTTACCAAAGATCTGCTCTGCCCTGCAGGTTTGCCAGCGCTCTGGTCTACCAAGGGCTGGTCATGCGCTTGGGAACGCTGGGTGGAAACATCTACCTTAACTTCTTCATCTCCGGAGCTGCGGAAATCCCGGCCTCGATCATTGTCCTTCTGGTCATCGAGAGGATTGGGCGCCGCCTCCCCTTCGCTGCCGGCGGGCTCGTGTCGGGGGCATCCTGCCTGATCGCAGCCTTCATACCCGAGAGCAAGTATCCCATGGAGCATGGTGCGGTCCAGGTTAATGAGGATCAGGAGGCAACAGTCAATGAGGGGGATATGTGTGGTAGAGCAGTGTAGACCGTAAAATCTATAGcatatagagcatagaacagaaaACATTGAGCGTAGAACATGGAGCGTAGAGAATAGAGTGTAGAGcatggaacagcacaggaacagtccctttggctcTGTGCAGAAAATGATGCTGGttcaactaatctcttctgcctgcacatgatccatgccctccaatccctgcatatccagatgTTTGAAAACATGTGGTCTGTAGTTCCAGTGTAGATCTTTGTAAACATCAAATCCTGAACTGGAGAGAACTGGACCTTGTTACATCTCCCTGCAATTCCTTGGtttgctcatcccttcccatccaattcATCACCTCCGggtcactttcccctgcaacacctGGCCCTATACCTCTTCCCCACCTCCGTTCCTCTACatctgtgactagtggagtgctgcaaggctcggtggatgacacaaagctggatggcagtgtgaactgcgaggagcatgctatgaggctgcagggtgacttggctaggttgggtgagtgggcagatgcatgactgatgcagtataatgtggataaatgtgaggttatccactttggtggcaagaagagcaaggcagattattatctgaatggtgtcagattaggatcagggaaggtgcaacgagacctaagtttgtttgtacatcagtcacagaaagtaaacatgtaggaacagcagacagtgaagaaagctaatggcttgtTGGTCTTCATTAtaggaggatttgagtttaggagcgaggaggtcctactgcatttgtacagggccctggtgagactgcatctggagCAATATTTGTCTCCTAaattgagaaaggacattattgatgttgaaggagtgcagcataggttcaccaggttaattcctgagatggcgggaccgacatatgacgaaagaatgggttgattaggcttgtattcactggaatttaggatgagaggagatcctatagaaacatgtaaaattcttaaagggttcgattggctagatgcaggaaaaatcatcccgatgttggggtagtccagaacctggggtcacagtttaagaataaggggtaagctatttagcactgagatgaggaaaaaccttttcacccagagagttgtgaatctgtggaattctctgccacagaaggcagtggaggccaattcactggatgttttcaagagagagttagatttagctcttagggcaaaaggaatcaaagaaaagcaggaacggggtactgattttagatgatcagccatgatcatattgaatggaggtgctgcctcaaaaggccgaatggcctactcctgcacctatttttttatgtttctatctaacTTGTCGTATTCCTTTGATCAGTATTCCTTAATCTTGGAAACAGTTCTCCGATATGGTACCTTATACCTATGGTAAATCTATTTATTCATCCATTTTTTGCAAATTGTACAGATGTACAGGGCATAGGAGAGATCACATTACTGTGGAGGGAATCAGTCATCTTATTTCAGGAAGGATGTTAATTAATTAGAAAtaattcagagaaggttcaccagggtaACACTTAGACTTGTATGGGGAAaggttggtagacacaaaatgctggagaaactcagcgggtgaggcagcatctatggagagaaggaattggtgatgttttgcgtcgagaccctgcttcagataaCCCGTCTTCAGGTGTTGGACAGGATAGCTTTGTATTCCTGGAAGTTTAATAGGAAAGTTGATTTTAATCATTAAAATTCCTGAAGGGTCTTGACagggtggacgtggagaggacttTCCTTTTGTGGGAGTATCTAGTTTACGACATCacaggagatggacacaaagtgttcgagtaactcaaggggacaggcagcaagtttataaaattatgtgaggcgtAGACAAGTGTGgagaatcagaacctttttcccaggatggaaacatcaaagacatagctttaaggtgggaaGGAGCCAAATTTAAAGgatatgtgcggggcaagtttgtaTTGCTTAaagagggtggtgtgtgcctggaacgcgctgccagaggttgtggtggaggcagatacaatagtcacCGTGAGTCAGAGGGTCGCAAGTCTTTGAAACTCTGTTCCTGAAAAGCCGGTGGAAGCAGACttgaatatttttaagtcaggggtattcttgataagcaagagaacatagaacggtacggtacagcacagcacagcacaggaacaggcccttcggcccacaatgaccgtACCGAACATGACACCATGCTCatcccaactcttatctgcctgcatataatccatgtccctccattccatgcatatacagtggcttgcaaaagtattcataccccttgaacttttccacattttgtcactttacaaccacaaacgtaaatgtattttattgggattttatgtgatagaccaacacaaagtggtgcataattgtgaagtggaaggaaaatgatacatggttttcaaattattttacgaataaaaaactgaaaagtgtggcgtgcaaaagtattcagcccccctgagtcaatactttgtagaaccacctttcgctgcaattacagctgcaagtcttttggggtatgtctctaccagctttgcacatctagagactgaaatttttgcccattcttctttgcaaaatagctcaagctcaagctcagtcagattggatggagagcgtctgtgaacagcaattttcaagtcttgccagagattctcaattggatttaggtctggactttgactgggccattctaacacatgaatatgctttgatctaaaccattccattgtagctctggctgtatgtttagggtcattgtcctgctggaaggtgaacctccgccccagtctcaagtcttttgcagactctaacaggttttcttccaagattgccctgtatttggctccatccatcttcccatcaactctgaccagcttccctgtccctgctgaagaaaagcatccccacagcatgatgctgccaccaccatgtttcacagtgggtatggtgtgttcagggtgatgtgcagtgttagttttcggccacacatagcgttttgcatttaggccaaaaacttcaattttggtctcatctgaccagagcaccttcctccacatgtttgctgtgtcccccacatggcttgtggcaaactgcaaacgggacttcttatggctttttttcaacaatggctttcttcttgccactctttcataaaggcccgatttgtggagtgcacgactaatagttgtcctgtggacagattctcccacctgagctgtggatctctgcagctcctccagagttaccatgggcctcttggctgcttctctgatcaatgctctccttgcccggcctgtcagtttaggtggacggccatgtcttggtaggtttgcagttgtgccatactctttccattttcggatgatggattgaacagtgctccgtgagatgttcaaagcttgggatatttttttataacctaaccttgctttaaacttctccacaactttatccctgacctgtctggtgtgttccttgggcttcatgatgctgtttgttcactaatgttctctaacaaacctctgaggccttcacagaacagctgtatttataccgagattagattacacacaagtggactctatttactaattaggtgacttctgaaggcaattggttgcactggattttatttaggggtatcagagtaaagggggctgaatacttttgcacgccacacttttcagttttttatttgtaaaaaaatttgaaaaccatgtatcattttccttccacttcacaattatgcgccactttgtgttggtctatcacataaaatcccaataaaattcatttacgtttgtggttgtaacgtgacaaaatgtggaaacgttcaaggggtatgaatacttttgcaagccactgtacatgtgcttttccaaaagtctctcaaatgcatctatcatatctgtctccaccaccaccccagcaacgtgttccagccactcaccactctctgtgtgtaaacctAAATTtttaccttaaagttatgccctccaatatttgacatttccatcctaagAAAGGTTTTGACTGCTTACCCAATCTACGCTTcccataactttatatacttctatcacgtCTTCCCTCAATTTCTGACAAAGAAGAGAGGTTATGATTTATCTCATGAAATGAGCCTTAATCTTAAGAGCGGATGGAATGGAGATGAaggagaatttctttagccagatgatggtcaatctgtggaatttactGCCACAGATGGTCTTGGAGGCCAAGCCATCGGGttttttaaagcagggattgatAAGTTTGTGATaatcatcaaaggttatggggagagggcaaaagaatggggttgagagggaaaaatagatcagctatgatcaaatgACATAGCAGacacgataggccgaatggcccaattctgctcctatgtcttatggtcaaaTGGTAGTTTGCGATATTCTGAAGTTTATTGGGAGGCAGGATATTTTGTGAGTTGGTCACATTTCTACCACTGTAGATCTCCGCTGGCTGAAGACCGTGGTCACGTCCTTGGGCAGGCTGGGTATAACTATCACCATGGAGATGGTGTGCTTCGTAAACACAGAGTTGTACCCCACTTATTTACGGTAAGAACTAAGAACTACAAAtaccgcagatgctggatatcTGCAACAAAATAAGAAAGCtccggaaatgctcagcaggtcaggcggcatttgtGGTGAGAGAAGCAGGGTCAACGTTTCAGGATGAAGACCCTTGAAGACCCTTTATCCTAACTTGGATTTGAGGTTAATTAAAGAGAGGATATAATATCTTATATaatcttatataatatcattttcaacatagaaatacccacaacagatggaattagaagagactgggaacaagaattagctataaaaatttcaaaagagagctgggataatcacttactacaggtgcataaatgctcgatcaatgtatgaCATACGcttattcaattcaaaacattacatagactatattattcaaaaactaaattaaataaaatctttcctaatgtttcaccaatctgtgataaatgtctgtgtcaagaagctaccatagcgcattcttttgttttttgtacaaaaatccaaaaattctggcatggaatatttgatattttttcaaaattaattaaaataaaactggtaccaaaaccagaatggatcatttttgggatatcggaaggtatccctgaattaaacgtgtatcagaagaatttactcaattacgggctaataatgggaaaaaagctcatacttaaattctggaaaaatgcgcccacaccaacaataaaaatgtggatatcaaatatgtttgaaacattacatctggaagagatgagattcctcttagcaggtaaagcaaaccaattccaaaagacgtggtctacgtttatggacctattacaagcatgaggtgcaatagtaattttaaaaataaataaataaataaatggtatcaggaccgggcaatgggaggtaaaacaacaaaaacagacttggttggtagtctttctgcggagtttaatgttataatagagcgattgtccttactgtctttttctttcttttctagggtctactttcttactttacttccttctctaacttcttttctaaggggctttcttttcccaacactctcttgcacttcacgactcttgcgcaccttctttactttccttacttctatctttttcttaaagcttaaaaaaaaaatgaagcggtacaaaaaatgtattaagatatatgtgttgtgtgttattgtaatttaccgtacttctaataaaaataattaaaaaaaaaaaaaaaaaaagagaggatattccacacatcccaaagatgtgcagctttgtaggttaattggcctctgcaaattgcccctagtgtgtagggagtgggataacatagaacaagtgtgaatgggtgatcggtggtcagcgtggacttggtgggctgaatggccggtttctatgatgcatctctaaactaaccagaGGTGGTTGTCACAGCAGGAGCTTCGGTGTGTCGGTGTGTGCCTCGCTGTCGGACCTCGGTGGCATCCTCTGCCCGTTCCTGGTGTTCAGGCTGGCTGCCCTCTGGGTGCAGATGCCGCTCGTGGTTTTTGGTGAGTCGCCTACTGTGGGAAGCAAAGCGCAATTGGCTCTCCTTGTACAGGGTGCAGGGTGTCGGACCAATCCCGTTCACTGCCGAGTTCCCCAAAACTGACTCTCCGTCTAAGGAGCTGGAAACTGAAGGGACTTTTTTGTTGCTCTGCTGGTGTCTCACaagttgtgtgtttgtgtgtgtctgtgagtgagtctgtgtgtaactgtgtgtatatgtatatatgtctgTATGTGTGCGTGGGAGAGTTTGTATGTGTGCGTCTGTTTGTgagagtgtatgtatgtgagacTGTATGTAtgtctctgtgtatgtgtgtccatCTGTCTCTGTACGTGTATATGTCTGTGCAATTGAATGGCTGTGCctctgtgtgcgtctgtgtgtgtctgtatatatgtTTTAGAAGATGTGTGTCtaagcttgtgtgtgtgtgtgtctgcacttGTATCTATATACATGTTTGCGTGCATGTATAAGTCTGTGTTTAGATATGTGTCTGTCcccgtgcgcgcgtgtgtgtgactgtgtgaatgTGTCTTTGTGTAAATCTGTGCCTGTGTGTAccactgtgtgtgtttgtgcaagTGTGCATCACTATGTGTGAGTTCCTGTACTAttatgtgtgtttgcatgtgtgtacTAGTGTGTGCGTGTACTTATTGTACCCATGTACACAGTCCGCGTTGTTGCATGGAcacatctctctctttccctctcagctcCACCTTTCCCCGGAGTTGTAATCATCCTCACTACCTGCTCCTTTACCTGCCTGGTTCACCACCtcatccctcacccctccccagtGCCGAGAGAGTTTTCTCGGATTGGCATTTTTAAACGGCAGCTATATTCACCAAATTCCCCGTTGTACatatcacagcttaaggataagggggaaatcttttaaaaccgagatgagaagaacttttttcacacagagagtggtgaatctctggaactccctgccacagagggtagtcgaggccagttcattggctatatttaagagggagttagatgtggcccttgtggctaaggggatcagagggtatggagagaaggcaggtacgggatactgagttggatgatcagccatgatcatattgaatggcggtgcaggctcgaagggccgaatggcctactcctgcacctaatttctatgtttctatgtttctatgtactgagTTGAATCAGCCGTCTTCTCTCTTCCCTTGTCTGTGTCCGTTCTCAGGGGTGATCGGGCTGGTTTCCGGGGTCCTAGTGCTGTTTCTGCCTGAGACAAAGGGGTTGACTTTGCCCGACACCATCGAGGAGATCGAGGACATCAGCCGGTGAGTGCCCGAGCAATGTCCCCTCGCCCGCcctagaacataggacagtacagcacagtaacggCCCTTCAGCCGTCAATGTTTGTGCTGATTGTGATGCCAggtccaactcttatctgcctgcatgtaatccatatccctccattccctgcatatccatgtgccaatctacaagcctcttaaatatcactattgtactgtatctgcctccaccaccaccaccactggcagtacATTCTATATgtccaccaccctgtgtaaaaagtTTTTGTGGTGACTCCACATCTTGTGACCTGCACCTCCCACCCCACCAACCATGACCCCTCACCTTGTGACCCCTCACCTTGTACCTGCCATATCACCTGGGTGGCAcaatgacgcagcagtagagttgctgcttatagcttcagagacccgggatcaatactgattacgggtgctgtctgcatggagtttatacgttcaggtacatgactgtgtgggttttctccgggtgctcttgtttcctcccacacgcaaaagatttgcaggtttgtaggttaatttgcttttgtaaattgttgctagtgtgtaggatagaactagtgtattgatgatcgatggtcggcacagactcggtgggacgaagggcctttatccacacaatatctctaaactaaactaaacctgtgacCCCCACACCATTTACTTGTCCCACACCTGTGA from Amblyraja radiata isolate CabotCenter1 chromosome 8, sAmbRad1.1.pri, whole genome shotgun sequence encodes:
- the LOC116975760 gene encoding solute carrier family 22 member 2-like, whose protein sequence is MATFDDILVEVGGFGPYQRRVFILIYLTSAIFSWLYLGFVFLAVTPDHWCRSPGVSALRTKCNWSLEQEKNFTLPVGRAGSSPYSQCERFDIDWNSSSVSCEDPLPFSWNHSRDLPLTRCRDGWVFENGSISSIVTEFELVCTDAWKVDLTQACLNLGFMVGTIAIGYAADMFGRRSCFLFATFVTSVAGLPLAFATSYPCFLILRTLQGLFSRGGWIAAQVLMTELVVSEQRRRAGILNQMCFSLGMMLLPAVAYWLPAWRDLQLVITAPNLLFLTYYWLIPESPRWMISRRKEAEAVRILRQVAARNGARWSPTAQTVTMEERDGEVTRPNLLDLVRTPRMRKHTLILMINWFASALVYQGLVMRLGTLGGNIYLNFFISGAAEIPASIIVLLVIERIGRRLPFAAGGLVSGASCLIAAFIPENLRWLKTVVTSLGRLGITITMEMVCFVNTELYPTYLRSFGVSVCASLSDLGGILCPFLVFRLAALWVQMPLVVFGVIGLVSGVLVLFLPETKGLTLPDTIEEIEDISR